From the genome of Lotus japonicus ecotype B-129 chromosome 6, LjGifu_v1.2, one region includes:
- the LOC130726833 gene encoding alcohol dehydrogenase-like 7, which yields MATEGQPIRCKAAVARAAGEPLVIEEIVVAPPMPREVRIRIICTSLCHSDVTFWKLLDFFPRILGHEAVGVVESVGKDVTEVTKGDVVIPIYLPDCGECTDCKSTKSNRCTNFPFKVSPSMPRDGTTRFTDLNGEIIHHFMFISSFSEYTVVDVANVTKIDPEIPPDRACLLSCGISTGVGAAWRTASVEPGSTVAIFGLGSIGLAVAEGARLCGATRIIGVDVNPGKFEMGKKFGLTDFVNSRECGNKPVSQVIIEMTGGGADYSFECVGMASLVHEAFASCRKGWGKTIVVGVDKPGAMLTFSSSEVLHDGKTLMGSLFGGLKPKTHVPILLKRYMDKELQLDEFVTHEVGFKNINEAFDLLCKGQCLRCVIWMEKMSTFILM from the exons aTGGCCACTGAAGGACAACCTATACGCTGCAAAG CGGCGGTTGCAAGAGCCGCCGGTGAACCGCTAGTAATTGAGGAGATTGTGGTGGCGCCACCAATGCCTCGTGAAGTCCGGATTCGTATTATATGCACCTCTCTCTGTCACAGCGATGTCACTTTCTGGAAGCTGCtg GACTTTTTTCCAAGAATATTGGGTCATGAGGCTGTTGG GGTTGTGGAAAGTGTAGGGAAGGATGTGACAGAAGTTACAAAAGGAGATGTGGTTATTCCAATTTACTTACCAGATTGTGGGGAGTGTACAGATTGCAAATCAACCAAGAGCAATCGCTGTACTAATTTCCCATTCAAGGTGTCTCCTTCCATGCCGAGAGATGGTACCACTAGATTCACTGACCTAAACGGAGAGATCATACATCATTTCATGTTTATTTCAAGTTTCAGTGAGTACACTGTGGTCGACGTTGCCAATGTAACCAAGATTGACCCTGAAATTCCACCTGACAGGGCATGCCTCCTCAGTTGTGGCATATCAACAG GGGTAGGTGCTGCATGGAGAACAGCAAGCGTGGAGCCAGGGTCTACAGTGGCTATTTTTGGTCTGGGATCAATTGGATTAGCA GTTGCTGAGGGAGCTAGACTTTGTGGAGCAACTAGGATTATTGGAGTTGATGTCAACCCGGGAAAATTTGAAATGG GAAAAAAGTTTGGACTCACAGACTTTGTCAATTCTAGAGAATGTGGGAACAAACCTGTGAGCCAG GTTATCATAGAAATGACTGGTGGGGGAGCAGATTATAGCTTCGAGTGTGTTGGTATGGCGTCATTGGTACATGAAGCATTCGCTTCTTGTAGAAAG GGTTGGGGAAAAACAATTGTTGTAGGAGTGGACAAGCCAGGAGCCATGTTGACTTTCAGTTCTAGTGAGGTGCTTCATGATGGGAAAACTCTCATGGGATCCTTGTTTGGAGGACTCAAACCTAAGACTCATGTGCCCATTCTCCTTAAACGTTACATGGACAAG GAACTGCAGTTGGATGAATTTGTCACTCATGAGGTGGGGTTTAAGAACATCAATGAAGCTTTCGACTTATTGTGTAAAGGGCAGTGTCTTCGATGTGTGATTTGGATGGAAAAAATGAGCACATTCATTCTTATGTAA